A DNA window from Halorubrum sp. DM2 contains the following coding sequences:
- a CDS encoding BMP family ABC transporter substrate-binding protein — protein MASDFERRRFIKAASAAGLIGLAGCSGGPSDGGDGSDGDDGMDGSDGEDGSDGSDGGDGSDSPPARVGIVYSDGGLGDNSFNDAAKQGIVDAEEEFGIEYAESEPDGTGEFGQYQQRYASSTDPNYDLVSCIGFNQGDALTETASQFPDQDFMIVDTVVDSPNVANYLFREEEGSFLMGVLAGRLTETDFSAGGGSTAPDSTNVGFIGGVDSPVIRRFQAGFEAGVDYASDDVDVSTSYVGSYSDPTAGQEQALSMYQSGADIVYHAAGATGVGVFQAAQSEGRFAFGVDQDQSVTEDSFADVILASMVKRVDTAVYESISNVVDDDHQGGSTTALGLESNGVECVYGQEIGDQVPDEIVTAVSDARDEIIAGNIDVPDTTSN, from the coding sequence ATGGCATCCGACTTCGAGCGGCGGCGGTTCATCAAGGCGGCAAGCGCAGCGGGCCTGATCGGCCTCGCCGGGTGTAGTGGCGGCCCGAGCGACGGCGGGGACGGGTCCGACGGCGACGACGGCATGGACGGCTCCGACGGAGAGGACGGTTCGGACGGGTCCGACGGCGGGGACGGCTCCGACTCGCCCCCGGCGAGGGTCGGCATCGTCTACTCCGACGGCGGGCTGGGCGACAACTCGTTCAACGACGCGGCCAAGCAGGGCATCGTCGACGCCGAAGAGGAGTTCGGCATCGAGTACGCCGAGTCCGAGCCGGACGGCACCGGCGAGTTCGGCCAGTACCAGCAGCGGTACGCGAGCTCGACGGACCCGAACTACGACCTGGTCTCCTGTATCGGGTTCAATCAGGGCGACGCGCTCACCGAGACCGCGTCGCAGTTCCCCGACCAGGACTTCATGATCGTCGACACCGTGGTCGACTCGCCGAACGTCGCGAACTACCTGTTCCGCGAGGAGGAGGGGTCGTTCCTGATGGGCGTCCTCGCCGGCCGGCTGACCGAGACGGACTTCTCCGCGGGCGGCGGCTCGACCGCTCCCGACTCGACGAACGTCGGGTTCATCGGCGGGGTCGACAGCCCGGTCATCCGGCGGTTCCAGGCCGGCTTCGAGGCCGGCGTCGACTACGCGTCCGACGACGTCGACGTCTCCACGAGCTACGTCGGTAGCTACAGCGACCCCACGGCCGGACAGGAGCAGGCGCTGTCGATGTACCAGAGCGGGGCCGACATCGTCTATCACGCCGCGGGCGCGACCGGCGTCGGCGTCTTTCAGGCCGCGCAGTCCGAGGGTCGGTTCGCGTTCGGCGTCGATCAGGACCAGTCGGTCACCGAGGACTCGTTCGCCGACGTAATCTTAGCCTCGATGGTGAAACGCGTCGACACCGCGGTGTACGAGTCGATCTCGAACGTCGTCGACGACGACCACCAGGGCGGCTCGACGACGGCGCTCGGGCTGGAGTCCAACGGCGTCGAGTGCGTCTACGGACAGGAGATCGGCGACCAGGTGCCCGACGAGATCGTGACCGCGGTCTCGGACGCGCGCGACGAGATCATCGCCGGCAACATCGACGTGCCGGACACGACGAGCAACTGA